Proteins encoded within one genomic window of Felis catus isolate Fca126 chromosome C1, F.catus_Fca126_mat1.0, whole genome shotgun sequence:
- the ESPNL gene encoding espin-like protein translates to MEGQRALAAAKDGDLATLKRLLEAGALGPGIVDALGAGLVHHAARAGRLACVKFLVRQAELPGSQRAHNGATPVHDAAATGSLAELRWLVRDGGCGLQDQDDSGVSPLHLAARFAHPVLVQWLLREGHAATLETLEGALPLHHAAVSGDLTCLKLLAAAHGSGVNQRTRSGASPLYLACQEGHLHLAQFLVKDCGADVHLRALDGMSVLHAAAARGHYSLVVWLVTFTDIGLAARDNEGATALHFAARGGHTPILDRLLLMGAPVTTDSWGGTPLHDAAENGQLECCQTLVSHHVDPSLRDKDGCTAADLADYNGHRDCARFLQEAARPVPLLMTPPPPPFPPPPLSAARRAPEDGRRGSGFRSPTLESPSPAWPDQHDPPPPREQITCTMPPRVTTDATAVPTGEEIAAGDAPDCLAALHLDTLPSGDLDWLVPTQDERGRPIPEWKRQVMVRKLQARLGADPESQAQGDSGSEGPAEQAAWRYSQTHQAILGPFGELLTEDDLVYLEKQIADLQLRRRCQEYESELGRLAAELQALLPAPLVSITVHSRFLPRAPGPEGEEAPAPAAEPKGPSGAAGAERGEQPLPFWCSHVARLVRSMSLLLKGMNGLVQGEGRPPRETHAEAPAGPPRSEAQREIQQCGVSVRSLRGNFESAPGPSCAPNPGPWEPGAPPGRCPRGCWPAAPQPHGSPAGGAPAPGDAEEASDSGIGCEEAPSEAGAAPGAHLASLRKERIVMLFLSHWKKSAYAPALKAAACRTLEARRAAPPPAREAAAGGPGLPPPPPSEGPRLGHLWQQRHVIAHLLGNWKAIMAHVPARQLRRLSRRPRGPLSPEQFLPHVDGAPVPYGGLTLDLFMLGYFRLLECELPAEERKMRHLLCFEVFEHLGAHGWDAVRAFHKAVTDEVAAGRRAWTDGFEDIKARFFGSSRGPAWDAEPGRKSGLTPLGPLPPAPAPSSSAEPPAQRPGSGCQRGSFNSEDICGYIDRSFAFWKEKEAEMFSFGE, encoded by the exons ATGGAGGGGCAGCGGGCGCTCGCGGCCGCCAAGGACGGGGACCTGGCCACCCTGAAGCGGCTGCTGGAGGCCGGTGCCCTGGGCCCGGGCATCGTGGACGCCCTGGGGGCCGGCTTGGTGCACCACGCCGCCCGGGCCGGCCGCCTGGCCTGCGTCAAGTTCCTGGTGCGGCAGGCCGAGCTGCCTGGCAGCCAGCGGGCCCACAACGGGGCCACGCCGGTGCACGACGCCGCGGCCACGGGCAGCCTGGCCGAGCTGCGCTGGCTGGTGCGCGACGGAGGCTGTGGCCTGCAG GACCAAGACGACTCGGGGGTGTCCCCGCTGCACCTGGCCGCCCGCTTCGCACACCCCGTGCTGGTGCAGTGGCTGCTCCGAGAGGGCCACGCGGCCACGCTGGAGACTCTGGAGGGGGCCTTGCCGCTGCACCACGCGGCCGTCAGTGGGGACCTGACCTGCCTGAAGCTCCTGGCGGCTGCCCACGGCAG TGGCGTGAACCAGCGGACACGCAGTGGTGCCTCCCCGCTCTACCTGGCCTGCCAGGAGGGCCACCTGCACCTGGCCCAGTTCCTGGTGAAGGACTGCGGAGCCGACGTGCACCTGCGTGCCCTCGACGGCATGAGCGTGCTGCACGCTGCTGCTGCCCGTGGCCACTACTCGCTTGTCGTCTGGCTG gTCACGTTCACCGACATTGGCCTGGCGGCACGGGATAACGAGGGGGCCACGGCCCTCCACTTTGCAGCTCGAGGCGGCCACACACCCATTCTAGACCGGCTCCTGCTGATGGGTGCCCCCGTCACGACAGACTCCTGGGGTGGGACCCCTCTCCACGATGCCGCAGAGAACGGGCAGTTGGAG TGCTGCCAGACGCTGGTCTCTCACCACGTGGACCCCTCCCTGCGGGACAAAGATGGGTGCACGGCAGCCGACCTGGCCGACTACAACGGACACCGGGACTGCGCCCGCTTCCTGCAGGAGGCCGCCCGGCCG GTGCCACTCCTGATGACGCCACCGCCACCACCgtttccccctcctccactgtcAGCTGCCAGGCGCGCCCCGGAGGATGGAAGGAGGGGCTCGGGTTTCAGGAGCCCCACCT TAGAGtctcccagcccagcctggcctgACCAGCATGACCCACCTCCGCCGAGGGAGCAGATAACCTGCACAATGCCCCCAAGGGTCACCACCGACGCCACCGCCGTCCCCACG GGAGAGGAGATAGCGGCGGGGGACGCCCCAGACTGCCTGGCCGCGCTGCACCTGGACACGCTGCCCTCGGGCGACCTCGATTGGCTGGTGCCCACGCAGGACGAGCGCGGCCGACCCATCCCAGAGTGGAAGCGGCAGGTGATGGTGCGGAAGCTGCAAGCCCGCCTGGGCGCAGACCCCGAATCCCAGGCCCAG GGCGACAGCGGGAGCGAGGGCCCCGCGGAGCAGGCGGCCTGGCGGTACTCGCAGACGCACCAGGCCATCCTGGGCCCCTTTGGGGAGCTGCTGACGGAGGACGACCTGGTCTACCTGGAGAAGCAGATCGCCGACCTGCAGCTGCGCCGCCGCTGCCAGGAGTACGAGAGCGAGCTGGGCCGCCTGGCGGCCGAGCTGCAGGCCTTGCTGCCCGCGCCCCTGGTCAGCATCACCGTCCACAGCCGCTTCCTGCCCCGGGCGCCCGGCCCCGAGGGTGAGGAGGCTCCCGCCCCCGCGGCGGAGCCCAAGGGCCCCTCGGGGGCCGCGGGGGCGGAGCGCGGCGAGCAGCCCCTGCCCTTCTGGTGCAGCCACGTCGCCCGGCTGGTGCGCAGCATGTCCCTGCTGCTGAAGGGCATGAACGGGCTGGTGCAGGGCGAGGGGAGGCCCCCGCGGGAGACCCACGCGGAGGCCCCCGCCGGCCCCCCGAGAAGCGAGGCGCAGCGCGAGATCCAGCAGTGCGGCGTGTCCGTGCGATCGCTGCGCGGCAACTTCGAGTCCGCTCCGGGCCCGTCCTGCGCCCCAAACCCGGGCCCCTGGGAGCCGGGGGCCCCGCCCGGGCGGTGCCCGAGAGGCTGCTGGCCCGCAGCCCCGCAGCCCCACGGCAGCCCCGCGGGAGGGGCGCCCGCGCCGGGGGACGCAGAGGAGGCCAGCGACTCGGGCATCGGCTGCGAGGAGGCCCCGTCGGAGGCGGGGGCCGCGCCCGGCGCCCACCTGGCCAGCCTTCGCAAGGAGCGCATCGTGATGCTCTTCCTGAGCCACTGGAAGAAGTCGGCCTACGCGCCGGCCCTCAAGGCCGCGGCCTGCAGGACCCTGGAGgcccgccgcgccgcgccgccgccggctcgggaggcggcggcggggggccCTGGGCTGCCGCCCCCACCGCCCAGCGAGGGCCCCCGGCTCGGCCACCTGTGGCAGCAGCGCCACGTCATCGCCCACCTGCTGGGCAACTGGAAGGCCATCATGGCACACGTGCCGGCCCGGCAGCTGCGGCGGCTGAGCCGGCGGCCCCGTGGGCCGCTGTCCCCCGAGCAGTTCCTGCCCCACGTGGACGGGGCGCCCGTGCCCTACGGGGGCCTCACGCTGGACCTCTTCATGCTGGGCTACTTCCGGCTCCTGGAGTGCGAGCTGCCGGCCGAGGAGCGCAAGATGCGCCACCTGCTGTGTTTCGAGGTCTTCGAGCACCTGGGCGCCCACGGCTGGGACGCGGTGCGCGCCTTCCACAAGGCCGTGACCGACGAGGTGGCCGCCGGCCGCCGCGCCTGGACCGACGGCTTCGAGGACATCAAAGCCCGCTTCTTCGGCTCCAGCCGAGGTCCCGCCTGGGACGCGGAGCCCGGCCGCAAGTCGGGGCTGACGCCCCTGgggcccctgccccccgcccccgcccccagcagcaGCGCCGAGCCCCCCGCGCAGAGGCCGGGGTCCGGCTGCCAGCGGGGCAGCTTCAACAGCGAGGACATCTGTGGCTACATCGACCGCAGTTTCGCcttctggaaggagaaagaagccGAGATGTTCAGCTTTGGAGAGTGA